In Malus sylvestris chromosome 15, drMalSylv7.2, whole genome shotgun sequence, a single genomic region encodes these proteins:
- the LOC126604631 gene encoding protein NRT1/ PTR FAMILY 5.10-like — MAASPCQSPEPDAQTPLLDDVVDGAVDHKGRPVHRSRSGGWRSARFIIGVEVAERFAYYGIGSNLITFLTGPLGQSTATAAENVNIWSGTASLLPLLGAFVADSFLGRYRTIVYASLLYILGLGLLTLSAVLSSSEIQVIFFFFSLYLVAVAQGGHKPCVQAFGADQFDVSDPEECKAKSSFFNWWYFGLCAGTSVTLILLTYIQDNLSWGLGFGIPCIAMVFALLIFLLGTRTYRYSIKGDEESPFVRIGRVFVAALRNWRTSPSAVTSEEESRGILPHESSEQFKFLNKALLAPDDLKENRKVCTIVDVEDAKAVLRLFPIWVTCLAYAVVFAQYSTFFTKQGATMDRTIVPGFNVPAASLQTFISIAIVIFLPIYDRIFVPIARYVTGKPAGITMLQRIGTGMVLSIILMVIAALVEMKRLKTAKDYGLLDTPSATVPMSIWWLAPQYLLAGIADGFTMVGLQEFFYDQVPNELRSVGLALYLSIFGVGSFLSSFLISIIDDITSLAGESSWFSSNLNRAHLDYFYWLLGGISLVQLVIYLYFAKSYIYKSHAL; from the exons ATGGCCGCTTCTCCCTGCCAATCCCCGGAGCCGGACGCCCAAACCCCACTGCTAGACGACGTCGTGGACGGCGCCGTTGACCACAAAGGCCGTCCCGTTCACAGATCCAGATCCGGCGGCTGGCGTTCCGCTAGGTTCATAATCG GGGTGGAGGTGGCGGAGAGGTTTGCTTACTATGGAATCGGCTCCAACCTTATCACGTTTCTGACGGGGCCTTTGGGGCAGTCCACCGCCACTGCGGCTGAGAATGTCAACATATGGTCCGGAACGGCGTCGTTGCTCCCTTTACTCGGAGCCTTTGTCGCTGATTCTTTCCTTGGACGCTACCGCACTATTGTTTATGCTTCCCTACTCTACATTTTG GGACTTGGCTTGTTGACCCTGTCAGCCGTGCTTTCTTCTTCTGAGATCCAagtaatattcttcttcttctccctgtATCTAGTAGCTGTTGCACAAGGCGGACACAAGCCTTGTGTTCAGGCATTTGGAGCTGATCAGTTCGATGTCTCAGATCCAGAGGAGTGCAAAGCCAAAAGCTCATTCTTCAATTGGTGGTATTTTGGGTTGTGTGCAGGTACGTCCGTGACGCTTATCCTATTGACCTACATACAGGACAACCTGAGTTGGGGTCTGGGTTTTGGAATTCCTTGTATTGCAATGGTCTTTGCACTGTTAATTTTCCTGCTTGGAACTAGAACTTATCGGTACAGCATTAAAGGGGATGAAGAAAGTCCTTTTGTAAGAATTGGAAGGGTGTTTGTTGCTGCTTTAAGGAACTGGCGAACTTCTCCCTCAGCAGTAACTTCTGAAGAGGAATCTCGCGGAATCTTGCCTCACGAGAGTTCTGAACAATTCAA GTTTCTCAACAAAGCCTTGCTTGCACCGGATGATTTGAAGGAAAACAGAAAGGTGTGTACCATCGTTGACGTTGAAGACGCAAAGGCTGTTCTTAGGCTTTTTCCAATATGGGTTACATGCTTGGCATATGCGGTTGTGTTTGCACAGTACTCCACTTTCTTCACCAAGCAAGGTGCCACCATGGATAGAACCATTGTGCCTGGCTTCAATGTACCAGCCGCTTCACTTCAGACTTTCATCAGCATTGCCATTGTCATCTTCCTTCCCATTTATGATCGCATTTTTGTTCCAATTGCTAGATATGTCACGGGGAAACCCGCTGGAATTACAATGCTGCAAAGAATTGGAACGGGGATGGTCTtatctattattttgatggtAATTGCAGCTCTAGTTGAGATGAAGAGGCTTAAAACTGCCAAAGATTATGGTCTGCTTGATACGCCAAGTGCCACGGTTCCAATGAGCATCTGGTGGTTGGCTCCTCAGTACTTATTGGCCGGAATAGCTGATGGTTTCACAATGGTCGGTCTGCAAGAGTTTTTTTATGATCAGGTGCCAAATGAACTAAGGAGTGTAGGACTCGCCCTCTATCTCAGCATCTTCGGCGTGGGAAGCTTCCTAAGTAGCTTTCTTATTTCCATCATCGATGACATAACCAGTTTAGCAGGCGAAAGCAGCTGGTTTTCGAGTAATCTTAACCGTGCACATCTTGATTACTTCTATTGGCTGCTTGGTGGAATCAGTTTGGTACAATTGGTTATCTACCTCTACTTTGCAAAATCGTACATTTATAAATCCCACGCCTTGTAA
- the LOC126604637 gene encoding uncharacterized protein LOC126604637: MLAAASSSSTTWLRAHRIRYLVLLLCSPILIPFLCAIFPLLCAAELCLRLCRRRIKTSHDEAGEEEERMRRCEEGRGSGSAAAAAGKEDGKEEMGLLQRYLEDQLLLVGSVYDCGDDDSDDLYHEIHDYDNDSNTTPLLA; this comes from the coding sequence ATGCTCGCCGCCGCATCCTCCTCCTCCACAACATGGCTCCGAGCTCACCGTATCCGCTACCTTGTCCTTCTCCTCTGCTCTCCGATTCTCATCCCTTTCCTCTGCGCCATCTTCCCTCTGCTCTGTGCCGCCGAGCTTTGCCTACGCCTCTGCCGCCGCCGTATAAAGACTTCTCACGATGAGGccggggaggaggaggagcggATGCGCCGGTGCGAAGAAGGACGCGGCAGTGGAAGTGCGGCGGCCGCGGCGGGGAAGGAAGACGGGAAAGAAGAGATGGGGCTGCTGCAGAGGTACTTGGAGGATCAGCTGCTGCTGGTTGGATCTGTGTACGATTGCGGGGACGATGATAGTGACGATTTGTATCATGAGATTCATGACTATGATAATGATTCCAACACTACTCCTCTTTTGGCgtga